The following proteins come from a genomic window of Melospiza melodia melodia isolate bMelMel2 unplaced genomic scaffold, bMelMel2.pri scaffold_28, whole genome shotgun sequence:
- the LOC134433958 gene encoding olfactory receptor 14I1-like: QLLHFCLLLGISLAALLGNGLIISAVACGHHLHTPMFFFLLNLALTDLGSICTTVPKAMHNSLWDTRDISYTGCAAQLFFFMFFMSAEYFLLTIMCYDRYVSICK, translated from the coding sequence cagctcctgcacttctgcctcttgctgggcatctccctggctgccctcctgggcaacggcctcatcatcagcgccgtagcctgcggccaccacctgcacacgcccatgttcttcttcctgctcaacctggccctcactgacctgggctccatctgcaccactgtccccaaagccatgcacaattccctctgggacaccagggacatctcctacacgggatgtgctgctcagctctttttctttatgttcttcatgtcagcagagtatttcctcctgaccatcatgtgctacgaccgctatgtgtccatctgcaaa